From Prosthecobacter vanneervenii:
AGTTCGGGCGTCTTCCACCACCACGAGCTGCTGTGCTGTGGCTATCTCCTCCAGCATGCGGTCACCTCCAACGGTCAGCTCTTCGTCTTCATGCACCACTTGGCTTTCGGCCTGGTTTTTCACAGCCTTCGCCAGTCGCAGATGCTGCCGGTCTTCAGAGAAAAGATAGAACCACACGGCATTCAGCCCCAGGATCACCTGCAGCTCCCTCAGCACGGCTTTCAAAATGTCGGCAATGCCCCCTGCCTGTTCCAGGCTCTGGGCTAAATTCAGTCGGGATCGGGCATGCGCCTCCTGTGTGCGTAGCATCTGCTCGGTCTTCAGGCGAGCGCTGATATCGCGGATGATCACCGTGTAGTGCCGGCGCCCTCCCACCTCGGCATGGGAGATCGAGGCCTCGATGGGAAACTCCACATCATCCGCCCTCAGCGCGTGCAGTGTGCCTAAGGAGCCCATTGCGCGTGCTGTGGCCCCTTTCTTCCCAAATTTCTCCACATGATGTGCGTGCGCGTGGCGGTGCTTCTGCGGAATGAACCGGTCTAAAGGACTGCCGATGGCCTCCGCAGCTGAGCAGCGGAACATGTTTTCCGCCGCTTTGTTAAAGATCAGGATGTTTTGGTCCTCATCGACGCTGATGATTGCATCCATGGCGGAGGTGATGATCGCTTTCAGGCGGTCCTTGTTCTCCCGAATGGTCTTTTTAGAGAGCTGTAGGTCGGCAGTCCTCTCCATCACCTTTTTGCTCAGATCGCGTCGTGCTTCCTGCAGGCTCTCATGCAACCAAGACACGGCTGCTCCCACGGAGAAAAAAATGCCGTAGCGGGCCAGTTTATGAAAGGTGCCCATCGTGGCAGTATCTGGCGGAGCAAAGAAATACCAGGCCAGCAAGGTTGACAAAGCTGTGCCCGCCAGTCCTCCCCACAGCCCCCTAATCCAGGCGCTGCAGAATACCGCTGGGTAGAACAATAGAAACTGCAAGGGGCTGAGCCACGGCCAAAGCCAGCTCTGCAAAACGGCTGCTACCGCTGGAGGCAGCAGTGCCACGAGCACATTTCTCCAAGAGGTGGAAAAATCAGGGGGAGGATTCTGGCTTGGCTCCCCGGTCGCGTTTTGCTCCCTCGTTTTTTTCGGTGTATTAATAGTCACGACTTTTAAGATTTAAAAGCGGAGGGCGGGTAAAATAATAAAAGCGCGTCGGCTAATAATAACCATATCACTAAATGGGCTTTCAAATAAATAAGTATTTATGACTCGAGGAGCAAGTCCTTGTCTCAGAGGGTTCTATGCCTGAAAGCCTGCGGTATTCCTGCCGGGTTTTTATGCGCTGTTTCTCATCCGGATGGGTGGGGGGCCTATGGGTGGGGAGCCTATGGTTTGCAGCCTCGCCCACGAGAAAGTGTCATTCCCTACGCTTTCAGGCCGCTTTAGATGCAGCGCGTAGACCTGCCATTGTGCGCCGCAGGCTGCCAGCCGCAGAAGTGTCCGGCAGCAGGCTTTCATCCAGCCTTAGCGTCAGCTCCCATCCGCCATGGGGCTGCCTCTCATGTGCCGCTCCCAGACTGGCCCACCACGTCAGCATCACATGGTTTTCATCCAGCACGTAGGCCACAAACTGGCGTATCCCGGATTCCAGCGCTTCCACCCACAGCACCGCCAGCAGAATCGTTCCCACTCCCTGGCCCTGAAATTCATCCGCCACTGTAAACGAGACCTCGGCACTGTCTTCAGACCCGTCTGAGCGCCAGTAGGAGCCACCGCCTACGCCGGGGATCTCGTCATTGTTCTCGATCACGATCACCCACGTCCGGTGCTGGCCGTCGTCATCGGCACACAGCCGCTCGATGAATTTTGGATTGGCCCCCTGCACCCGCGTCCAAAACCTGAAGTACATGGATTCAGGCGATAGCCGCCTGAAGGCATCCGTGATCCTCTCGCGGTCGTCCGGCGTTAGAGGGCGCAGGATCACCGGGAGCTCGTCACGCAGCAGCAGGCGGTAGCGGGAAAGCAGGGAGGACATGGAAACGGAACACAATAGACGCTCATCGGTTACGTGATCAAACGTCTGCTGGTGACACATGAATAGCGGCGCATTTTCACAGCATCGCGGCCAGCAATCGTATTTGTGAGCAGCCGTATCTGTGGCTAGCCTGCCGCCATGCCGCCACCACGCTCCACCACCAAATCCGAAGTCCTGCGGGGGCTGGTGGATCGTGTGGTGTTTCACAATGAGGACAACGGCTACTGCATCCTCAAAGTGGTGCCCGAAGGCCGTCGCGATGTGGTCGGCCTTGTGGGCAAGGCACCACGTGTGGTAGCGGGCGAAGAATTCGAGGCCCGCGGCGTGTGGGAGCCCAACCGCGACTTCGGCCCCCAGTTCAAGGCGGACGCACTCAAGCTCCGGCGGCCGGATTCCCTGGCAGGGATCGAGCGCTACCTCGGCAGCGGATTGATCGAGGGCATCGGGCCCAAGTATGCCAAACGCATGGTTGAAAAGTTCGGCCCCAAGATCTTCGACATCATCGAAAACGAATCGAAGAAGCTCGAAGAGGTGGAGGGCGTGGGCACCAAGCGGCGCGCGGAGATCCGCGAGTCCTGGATGAAGCAGAAGTCCATTCACGGCATCATGCTCTTCCTGCATCAGCACGGCATCAGCTCCTCGCGCGCTCTGCGCATCTATCGGACCTACGGCGAGGATGCTCAGGCCGTGCTGAAGGAGAACCCCTACCGGCTGGCGCAGGACATTCGCGGCATCGGCTTTAAAACGGCGGACGACATCGCCTATCAGCTCGGCGTCGCTGAGGATGCGCCTGAGCGCATCAAGGCGGGCATCCTGCACGTGCTGGAGACAGCCGCTGGAAACGGCCACTGCTGCTTTCCCGAATCAGAAGTCGTCATCAAAGCCGCCGAGCTGCTCGGTGTGGAGGCTCTCATCGCTCCACAGGTCGAGGCGCTCATCTCCAGCGATCACATCGAGCGTCATGGAGCCTTCCTATACCTGCCCCACCTGCGCGCAGCGGAGCAGAGCATCGCGGCCAGCGTGAAAAAACTCACCGCTTCTCCTGCGGCCTATCCGTCCCTGGATGAAGACGCCGCTCTCGGCTGGGTCATGAAAAAGACCGGCAAGGAACTGGCCGAGAGCCAGCAGCGCGCCGTGCGCGAGGCCTTGCACCAGCGCCTGCTCATCATCACTGGCGGCCCCGGCGTGGGAAAGACCACCATCCTGCGCAGCATCCTCCTCATCCTGCAGAGCAAGCAGGTCAAGCTCGTGCTCGCCGCCCCCACGGGTCGCGCTGCCAAGCGCCTCGCGGAAAGCACCGGCATGGAGGCCAAAACCCTGCACCGCCTGCTGGAGTATCAGGGGGACGGCCGCTGGGGCCGTCATCGTGGCAAGCCACTCGCAGGCGATCTCTTCGTGGTCGATGAGGCCTCCATGATTGATGCGCCGCTCATGGCCCAGTTTCTCGCCGCGCTGCCAGACGGGGCGCACCTGCTCATCGTGGGAGATGCCGACCAGCTCCCCTCCGTGGGCCCCGGCATGGTGCTGCACGATCTCATCGCCAGCGAAAAGGTGCCCTGCGTCAAGCTCACCGAGATCTTCCGCCAGGCCGCCAGCAGCCGCATCATCACCAGTGCGCATGCCATCAATCGTGGCCAGATGCCTGACCTGAAGTCCTCACGCACCAGCGACTTCTTTTTCCTCCAGCACTCCGAGCCAGAAGAGATCAAACATACGCTGGTCGAGCTGGCTCACACGCGCCTCGCTGCCAAGTACGGCCTGGACCCCATCCGCGACATCCAGGTGCTCACGCCGATGAATCGCAATCTCCTCGGCACCATCTCCCTCAATCAATCTCTCCAGCTAGCGCTCAATCCCCCCAACGAGCTCAAATTTGAGATCGAGCGCTTCGGCATCACTTTCCGCGTGGGGGACAAGGTTATCCAGACGCACAACAACTACGACAAGGAAGTCTTCAACGGAGACATCGGCCACATCGTCACCATCGATTCCGATCCCGTGAAGGTGCACGTTCGCTACGATGCCGACCGCATCGTGGCTTACGAACCCGGAGAGCTCGATGAGCTGCAGCTCGCCTACGCTTTGAGCATCCACAAAAGCCAGGGCAGCGAGTTTCCCTGCGTCATCATCCCCGTCAGCACGCAGCATTATGTCCTGCTGGAGCGCAGCCTCATTTATACAGCCATCACCCGGGCAAAAAAACTGTGCGTCCTCGTCGGCGACGAACGCGCCCTCTCCCTGGCCGTGAGCCGCCAGGAAAGCCGCAAGCGCTGGACGGGGCTGCGGGGAATGATTGGATGAATGAGAAGTTCGCGCCTGGTAATGCTCAGATGAATGCCTGAGTGTCTTTGTTCCAGATTCTTTTCCAACGCCTCATGGTACTAAACTGCCGTTCTTTGCCTTTCGAGACAAAGAATTCGGCGTGGCAGCGTACGTTGGGAGACATTTCAACCCGCCGTCGCTCACCATGCCCACGTCCCGCCGTTCTTTCCTGAAAAACTCCACGCTTGCCTCCGCCGCAGCCGCTTTCCCGGCCTTGGTGCGCGGGCAGAATCTCAACAGCAAGCTGCAGGTGGCCTGCGTCGGGGTGAACGGCATGGGTTACAGCGACCTCCACAACGTGGGCTCTCACGCGGCCGTGAAGTTCGTCGGCTTCTGCGACGTGGACGCCAACCGCTTTGACAAGGCGGACAAGGAGTTTCCCGGCGTGAAGCATTTCTCCGACTACCGCGAGATGTTCAGCACCCTCGGAGACGGCTTTGACGCGGTCACTGTCGGCATTCCCGACCACATGCATGCTCCTGTGGCCGTGGCCGCCATGCAGCGTGGCAAGCATGTTTACTGCCAGAAGCCCCTGGCCCACACGGTATGGGAAGCACGCCAGATGCGCCTCTGGGCGGAGAAAAAGAACCTTGTCACCCAGATGGGGAATCAGATCCACTCCTCCATCGAGTACCGCATGGGCACGCGCCTGATCAAGGAAGGGGCCATCGGCAAAATCAAAGAGGTCTATTCCTGGGTGGGCGTCACCGGCAATGAGCGCACGCGCATGTTCCAGCCGCCGCCCTCCGCTCCCGTCCCCGCCAATCTGAACTGGGATCTCTGGATCGGTGCCGCGCCCATGCGCGAGTACGCCCCGGCCTACCATCCCTTCATCTGGCGCGACTGGCAGGACTTCGGCGGCGGCGGCCTCGGAGACTTCGGCTGCCACATCATGGACCCCGTCTTCACCGCGCTGGATCTCACCGCGCCGATCAGCGTTCATGCCAAAAACAGCGGCATCAACAACCAGATCTGGCCCACGCATGAGACCATCAACTACGTCTTCCCCGGCACCCAGTACACCGCCGGCAAGACCATGAAGCTCACCTGGATGGATGGTGGCCTCAAGCCCAGCCACAAGCTGGCGCAGATGCCCGGAGACATCGACCTCCCCGGCAGCGGCTCCATCTTCATCGGCGAAGGCGGCACCATGGTGCTGGCCCACGTGGCCGGTCCGCGCCTCTACCCGCTCGACAAGTTCACCGGCTTCAAATACCCGAAAGAGGAAGGCCGCAGCCACTGGCACACCTGGGTGGACGCCTGCCTCTCCGGACAGAAGACCAGTGACGGTTTCCACTACGCCGGGCCTCTGGCCGAAACCGTGCAGCTTGGCAACGTGGCCACACGCCTTGCTATTCCGAAGATCGACCCGATCACGGGCCGCATGGAAGAGGCCAACAGGGTGCTCGAATGGGATGCCGCAAATCTCAAGTTCACCAACGCTCCGGAGGCCGACAAGCTCCTCACCAAGACCTACCGTCCTGGCTTCGAAGTGCCTGCCGCATAAGCAAAGCACCGCCGCATCTTCTTGAACCACAGGCGCGCTGGACCTCACAATCCAGCGCGCATTTTTTTCGGTGCTTAATTCGAGCGTCTGGCGTAAATATTGCGTCAGACATCCATATGAATTCGGCAGATAAGAACGAATCATCGTCTTCCCTCAGTGGAAGCCTCCTGCTCGCCTCACCGGCCATGCGCGACTCGAATTTCGCCCGCTCCGTGGTCTTCATGGCGGCACACAACGCCAAGGACGGTGCCTTTGGCTACATTCTCAACCGTCCGCTGGACCAGTGTGTTTCTGATCTGCTGCCAGACCAGGATCTCGGCGCGCTGGGAGATGTGCCCGTCTTCCTCGGTGGGCCCGTTTCCACAGACAAGCTCGCTTTCGCCGCCCTGCACTGGAACAAGCGCCGCCGCACGCTGCGCTGCCAGACCCACCTCTCCGTGCCGGACGCCCTGCACGCTCTCAGCCTCGGACATGATGTGCGCGGCTTCGTCGGCTACTCCGGCTGGAGCGGCGGCCAGCTCGAAAGCGAGCTGGAGGTGCGCTCATGGATCACCACCACCGCTCGTCCGCTGGTGCTCACCGTCGAAAAGCCCACCCAGATGTGGTCCGCCATCCTCAAGGATATGGGCCCCGTCTATCAGGTGATGGCCGGCATGCCTGAAGATGTGAGCCTGAACTGAGCCTACTTCGAGAACTCCTTGTCGATCGCGTCCAGGTACTTCGAGATTGGATCTTTGCGTTCAGGGAGTTCTTTCTTGATGGTCTCGGGCAGTCCCAGGTACCCGTCAAACTTGCCGGAGAGGCGGCCGCTTTCGCTGGCCTCAAACCAGTCCACGTAGTCGCGCACTGCAACGGACTTCTGGTAGGCTACGAGGGCAAACTCGTGCAGCGTGGCCAGGCGCTTGTCCATGTCCTTGGTTTTACCTGCTTCAATGTCCATCACGGCCGCCAGGTAGGCGCGCACCACGGGGCGGAAGAGCACGCTCACACGCATCTCCAATGCACGCAGGGAGGCGATGTTATAGGACAAGATCTTGGTCTTGTCCGGATGGTTGAGGATGTGCTTGTACTCCTCGATTGGCAGGGTCACCTGTACCAGGGCTGGATCAGTGGTGGCTGGTGCAGCGGTTCCAGATGCAGCAGCGGTTTGTGCCTGCTGGGTGGTCGCTGGCCTGGCCTGCGGGTTGTTGGTTCGCGGCTTGTCTTCGGCTTTGGCAGCAGACTTGGAGGCTGGTTTGGCGTTCGGGTTGGTCGTGTGGGGCTTGCTGCTCTTCTTGGCCGCAGGCTTGTCTTCAGAATCAGCCTTTTTAGGAGAGGATTGGGTCTTTTTCTCCCCGGCATTTTCTTCCTTGGGCTCCTCTTTCTTCTCCTCGTCTGGATTCGTTTTGCGTTTACGGAAGTCAAAGAGCGGCTCCACTGTCTGGCGCGGACCTGCGGGCGCAAAAAGCTGCCAGGCGTCTGCCAGCAGCGGTGAAATCAGGCGTGCGACATCGACCTCGTCTGGCTCGGCGTAGGAGGTCTGCTTCTCTTTGGCAGGTTTCTCAGCCGGCTTTTCCTCAGGGGTCTTCTTATCGCCACGGAACCAGTTCATCGGATTGAGCTTGGTCGGCTTCTTCTCTTCTTCCTTCTTGGCTTCCTCTTGGGGCTCCACGTCTTTCTTGGCGGTTGTCTTGGGCTTCTCGATGGCCGCAGCTTTTTCCTTTTCCGCAGGGGAGAGCTTTTTGTCTTTCACGGGCGTTGCTTCGGCAGCCTTCGCCTTGCCCTCTTTGCTGGCGGTATCTCCAGCATCTTTTTTCTCTTCACTGCTGCCAAAGAGCCTGCCCATCAGCCCGGGCTTCTTGTCTTCATCGGCCTTCTTGTCCTTGCTGGTGGCGGCGGTGTCACTGGCCTTTTCGATGGGCTTCGATTTGTCCTTGGCACCGGCTTCTGTAGGAGTCTTCTTCTCCTCGCTGGCAGAGCTGCTGAAAAGCCTGTCCATGAGCCCTGTCCTGGCTCCTTCTTCGGCTTTCTTCTCCTTCTCGGTCACTGTGGTGGCAGCCTTCTCCACGGGTTTGGGTTTCGCATCCTTGGCGGCAGCTTCTGGAGCATCCTTTTTGTCCTCGCTGCCAGAGCTGCCAAACAGACGACCCATAAAGCCGGGTTTCGCATCCTCCTCAGCTTTCTTTTCCTTATCGGCTGCGGTGGCCGTAGTCTTGTCTGCGGGCTTGGTGTCCTGAGGTGCGGCATCTTTTTTCTCCTCGCCAGAGGACCCGCCAAACAGACGGCCCATAAAGCCAGGCTTTGCTTCTTCCTCGGCTTTCTTTTCCTTCTCAGCAGCAGACTTGGCTTTGCTGTCTTTGGCAGGTTCTTCCGCAGAATTTTTTTCTTCGCTGCCAGCCCCAAAGAGGCGGCTCATAAAGCCCGGTTTGTTTTCCTCTTCGGCGGTCTTGTCCTTGTCAGGCTTCTCTGCAGCTTCCTTGCTGTCAGCATCTCCCAGGAAAAGAAGGCGGCGGATCAGGCTGCGTTTCGGCTTCTCGGCGGTCTCTGCTGTTTCCTCCTTGGCTTCTTCTTTCGTTTTGGGCTTGGCGGTTTCAGCCGCAGAGGGGGCTGGCGGCGGCGCACTGGCGGAGGCCACCTGAAGCGGTGCCGGCAGGATGAAGGGGTGCTGCTGGATGTTCTTTGGCACGGCATTGGGTGCCGCCTCGTAGTGGATAAAAATGGCTTCCTCGATGGCCTTGACGCTTTCTGCAGGGCTGAGAGGCTCGCCAAAACCGGGCTTGGCCAGCGCAGCCAGCTGCAGCGACCACCATTTGTTCAGGCTGGAGGATGACACCGCCAGATTCGGAAATGCCGTGCCAATCAGCTCACGCTCGGTGCGCTGATCCACAGCCAGGGCGTTGAGAAATTTGTTCAGCCGCTGCGGTCCTTCCGGCTGCTCCACCAGCGCCAGCACGAGTGCGCAGCAGGAGGTTTCGTAGATCGTGCGCGAGAGGCCGTCCATGTCCACGGGAGAGGCTTCAATGATCTCCTCGATGCTGTAGATTTTACCGCTGCGGTAGAGAGCGGAAAACATCGCGCTCGGATTGGCGCTGGAGCGGTAGTCCATCGCCAGCAGCACGCCCGTCATCACCCAGTCCGGAAGCAGCATGCGCCCCTGCGGAGCCTCGATCCTCTGGTGGTTGCGCAGAATGCGCTCTGCCAGCAGTGCACGCACCACTTCCTTGCGAAGGTCCGCCGCATTCAGCCCTGGCTTTTCATTGATCGTCACCTGGATGTGAAAGCCGCCGAAATTCAGCTCGGAGATGGTGGTGGCCACCGGCGGGCCTTTCGCCTTGGCTGCTTCCTCTCCCGTGTTCAGCAGCACCACGATGGGCAGCACCCACGGATCTTTGTCATTCAGGGCCTTGCGCACCTCCTGGGCGATCTCATCGCACCGCGAGGACATGCCGCTGCGCGTCTCAAAGACCTTCCCGTGCACAATGAACTGCCGGCTGCTGCTTGTAGAGCTGGTCACCGGGATTTTGTCTGACGGAGTCAGGACACGCGGCGCCTCCACCACACTGGGCTTCTGAGTCACCGCTTCCAGCGCCTGCATCTTGCTGGCAGAGCTGGAGGAAGGCACCGGCGCTGCGGGCACGGGCGGCAGCGTGGGCGCGGCCGGAGGGCTGCTGGGCGCGGGGGCCTGATCTGCAGGTTTAGCAGGGGCATTGCTCTTCAGCTGGCCTGGCAGCGGCGGCGGCACCAAGGTCTTGGGTGCCTCGATGGCGGCTGCGGCCTCCTTTTGCGCCTGTGTCAGCGGCGGTACGGGCGGCGCAGGGGCCTGTCCGGCAGCGGTCAGAGCGGTACAGATGAACGAGAGCACGCCCGTCCGGGCGGATGTCAGGCGGCGTTTCATGCAGAGGGGAAACGGGGATCGAGCACGAGCTTGTCTTTGGCGATGGTGATCTTGGTCATCTGAAACAGCGCGCGGATTTCAGGATCCAGCGCATCCGTCACCACTTTCAGGGAAGGATACAGTGGCCGCATCATGCCGCGTGGCAGCCGCAGGTGGCCGTAGGCCCCGCGCAGCACCTCCACATGGAAATGGTCTTCTTCGCGCTCCACGGCCAGGTCCACACTGGCCGTGCGGGTCTGTCCCTGGATCTTCCAGATCAAAATCAGCCGTGCGTATCCCGCTTCCAGATCAACCCGTACGCCTTCAAACGCGATCCATCCTCCAGCTGCTCCATTGATTTTACCGGAGAGCGTTTGGGCCAGGTGGCGGTTGAGTTCTGCCTCGCTGATTTCGATGACGGCCGCCCGCTTGATCGCTGTCTGCCTTAGGTTGTCCAGCAGGTCTTCCGTCTTGCCATTTTTGGCAGGTGCAGCGGCCTTTGGCAGATCCGCAGGCCGTTGCGCCACCCAGGCAGCACCAGCCAGCAGGCTGATGCCGACCAGCCGCAGGATCATGAAAAGATGGCGAATCACAGCGGCTGCAGGGTGGGGGAGGGATGAGTGAGGGGCTCAGAGGCAGGCTCAGGCCGCCGTGCTGCTCTTGGCAGGTGCGGGACTGCTGGCGGCTGGCGCAGGGCTGGATGACGCCGTGGAACTCGAAGAACTCGAACTCGACGCGCTTTCAGAATCCTTCTTCGCCGCAGCCTTGTACGAGTCACTGCGGTAGTCCGTGATGTAGAAGCCGTTGCCTTTGAAGATGAAGCCTGATCCCAGGCCGATCTTGCGTTTCACCGGACCCGGGCA
This genomic window contains:
- a CDS encoding GNAT family N-acetyltransferase, whose amino-acid sequence is MSSLLSRYRLLLRDELPVILRPLTPDDRERITDAFRRLSPESMYFRFWTRVQGANPKFIERLCADDDGQHRTWVIVIENNDEIPGVGGGSYWRSDGSEDSAEVSFTVADEFQGQGVGTILLAVLWVEALESGIRQFVAYVLDENHVMLTWWASLGAAHERQPHGGWELTLRLDESLLPDTSAAGSLRRTMAGLRAASKAA
- the recD2 gene encoding SF1B family DNA helicase RecD2; translated protein: MPPPRSTTKSEVLRGLVDRVVFHNEDNGYCILKVVPEGRRDVVGLVGKAPRVVAGEEFEARGVWEPNRDFGPQFKADALKLRRPDSLAGIERYLGSGLIEGIGPKYAKRMVEKFGPKIFDIIENESKKLEEVEGVGTKRRAEIRESWMKQKSIHGIMLFLHQHGISSSRALRIYRTYGEDAQAVLKENPYRLAQDIRGIGFKTADDIAYQLGVAEDAPERIKAGILHVLETAAGNGHCCFPESEVVIKAAELLGVEALIAPQVEALISSDHIERHGAFLYLPHLRAAEQSIAASVKKLTASPAAYPSLDEDAALGWVMKKTGKELAESQQRAVREALHQRLLIITGGPGVGKTTILRSILLILQSKQVKLVLAAPTGRAAKRLAESTGMEAKTLHRLLEYQGDGRWGRHRGKPLAGDLFVVDEASMIDAPLMAQFLAALPDGAHLLIVGDADQLPSVGPGMVLHDLIASEKVPCVKLTEIFRQAASSRIITSAHAINRGQMPDLKSSRTSDFFFLQHSEPEEIKHTLVELAHTRLAAKYGLDPIRDIQVLTPMNRNLLGTISLNQSLQLALNPPNELKFEIERFGITFRVGDKVIQTHNNYDKEVFNGDIGHIVTIDSDPVKVHVRYDADRIVAYEPGELDELQLAYALSIHKSQGSEFPCVIIPVSTQHYVLLERSLIYTAITRAKKLCVLVGDERALSLAVSRQESRKRWTGLRGMIG
- a CDS encoding Gfo/Idh/MocA family protein translates to MPTSRRSFLKNSTLASAAAAFPALVRGQNLNSKLQVACVGVNGMGYSDLHNVGSHAAVKFVGFCDVDANRFDKADKEFPGVKHFSDYREMFSTLGDGFDAVTVGIPDHMHAPVAVAAMQRGKHVYCQKPLAHTVWEARQMRLWAEKKNLVTQMGNQIHSSIEYRMGTRLIKEGAIGKIKEVYSWVGVTGNERTRMFQPPPSAPVPANLNWDLWIGAAPMREYAPAYHPFIWRDWQDFGGGGLGDFGCHIMDPVFTALDLTAPISVHAKNSGINNQIWPTHETINYVFPGTQYTAGKTMKLTWMDGGLKPSHKLAQMPGDIDLPGSGSIFIGEGGTMVLAHVAGPRLYPLDKFTGFKYPKEEGRSHWHTWVDACLSGQKTSDGFHYAGPLAETVQLGNVATRLAIPKIDPITGRMEEANRVLEWDAANLKFTNAPEADKLLTKTYRPGFEVPAA
- a CDS encoding YqgE/AlgH family protein, with protein sequence MRDSNFARSVVFMAAHNAKDGAFGYILNRPLDQCVSDLLPDQDLGALGDVPVFLGGPVSTDKLAFAALHWNKRRRTLRCQTHLSVPDALHALSLGHDVRGFVGYSGWSGGQLESELEVRSWITTTARPLVLTVEKPTQMWSAILKDMGPVYQVMAGMPEDVSLN
- a CDS encoding FmdB family zinc ribbon protein, whose amino-acid sequence is MPTYDYECQTCGHQFEARQSMKDPHLTDCPKEGCPGPVKRKIGLGSGFIFKGNGFYITDYRSDSYKAAAKKDSESASSSSSSSSTASSSPAPAASSPAPAKSSTAA